The Mercurialis annua linkage group LG7, ddMerAnnu1.2, whole genome shotgun sequence genome includes the window TTTTCGGATTAATTAAAGTCCTCTCAAATTCACTTGAATATCAGTAAATCTACACCATTGAACGATGCAAGTTGAAAGAGTCTCAATTAGCTTAAATTAATCTTCACGGGCTTATGGGTTAAAAAGgcaataaattgaatttaatcaTGAATAACTTTGTTGTACCAATCTAAAACAAATGAAAGGAATGAGTAAGAAAAAGCTAAATTTGTTGTCACATGcaagagaaataaaaattactctCTTATTAATTGTTTACAAGGATAAAGTTGAGGtgtaaaattttcttttaaaccTAAAATTGAATGAGTACGCTGAGCTCGATCGAGAGTATCGGGAGCCACTATTATGATTAATTCGGACCGAACTGAATAGTACTCGTTAGAGCGATACATTTTTCCAAACCGCTTCATATTAGGAGCTCGAAAACGAGACTTTAGCTAAAAGTAAATGAGCTCTAGCCGCTCTATCCCAACCCCGCTAGTAAATTATGCATGTAATTATTAGGCATAAGCAGTACTATGAAACCTTCTAATAGTAGACACATCAAGAATTCTCAAAAGAAACTGATTACTAGTGCATCTAGGAGTCTTAAACTGGCTCAATGCAGCTCCATTTCCGATAAAATGGTCCAATATTTTCTTGAAAGTTCCCTTCTCCACAATACAAAGCTCGAGCGGTCCGATTGAATGAGCTTTTCTCGAAACAACATAGCCATGATCGACGAACGATTCGTCCATTTCTGTGCAGCATTCTTCAAGAACTTCTTCTACAACTTCTCCTTTGATTTCCCAGTAAATTATGTAGTGACCGGGTTGACTCAGTACATTTGCATGGCTGGTGAAATCTATGAGCTCTGCTTTGGTGTTCTTGCTGAGTAGCTGAGACCCTTTTTCTACTACTAGTTGAAGGTCTTTTTCTGTGTTTTTGTCAATGTTTACTGTTAGAATTAGCTTTCTTCTGCATATGAAGTTTAATTTTGGGGTATTTTTGTGGAAACCGGCCACTTCTACTACATCACCTAGTCTGTATCTATACAATCCTGTAAACAAGCAAAAATAATATTGGTTATTTCATACATTATTGTATGAGTCAAATTGAgtgattttgataatttaatttataactctCCAAAATAAGTTCAATTACACAAATCGATGTTTTTATTGAGTGCCTGAAAAActattaaaactattaaatagaaagatattgaaatttttaaaagatattaaaCACAAACTATCTTAACAATTATTTTTCACACTAGGTTTGTAGTCGTCATATCGAATCATATTAAGCAAAAtcgatgttttttttttaatttttcataaacgAACCatttatataaagaaaattGTGACCAAATCAAATTAACTTTTGGTTCAGTCGGTTATTACAGTAAACAGAATAACCAgaataattattgaaaaatttGATGTTGATTGCTCATTACATCCAGATATTGGGagcaaattaataattaaatcatatgtaaaattacacaaataacttaaatttctaagaagttacaaaaataacattgtatatatgtataatttgttAATTCGTGCGGTTCGGTTCATTTGGAAATCCAGACCGAAAGCCGAAccgaaacaaattaattaaaattttcaaaaaataaaaattaataattataactaaattaaatgaaattgaccaaaaatcaaactaaaataaaatttcatctGATTCGGTGAGTTAATTCGGTTATTAACCGAATATTGCACACCCATACTTTTCACACATTCCAAAAACATGTGAGTGCAATTTGACTTATCTAAGAGAATTATGGGCTAAATTGTGAAAATAAGTCAAATTCTTTACTAGAAATGAACTGCCATGATGGGAATTTTGAGGTGAAAAAAGAAATAGATAAAGAAAAGCAAAGAACAATTTACCTGTAAAAGTAGTGACAACAATCTCATACTCCTGACCAACCTTGACCTTAGCAAGTGGAACCGCCTCATCTTCAACAAAATCATCAATGGCGTAACTACAATCTTTATTTTGTCTGTAAAGTGGAATAAATTCAAAGTAAGAAAAAGTTGGTATCACTGCAAAAGTAACATTCTCCGGAGCCAAACAAGGATCCACATTAACTCCAATCCAACTCTCCGTCGATCCATAGTCAGCGCTCACTAACGGTAACCCGGAACCATAATGCCTTAGTTTTTTCAAGTATGGCTGCATCGAACCGGTCATAATTGAGTACACATACTTCGCATTAGGCCACAGCTTtcgaatcaaaccaaaccaatcttCACTCTCGAGATTCTTGCAGTTTTCTTCGATTCTTGAAGCTAAACATCGATTCGTACATGTAATTATATCCAAGACGGCTTTCCGTAAATTCGGAGAAGTAATTCTTGAACTTAAAGTTGCTTCTTTAATGTCGTTACAAATCTCTTTCCAGTAATCTTCGAATGATGTGAACGCTTGGACAATGCTGTACGCGAAAGTTGAGGTTATGAACTCGACTTCTTCGGAGAAATAGAGGCCGAGTAGAAGATGACAGTATGTGATTTGCTTGTAATCGCCATCCGAAAATATTACTTCCGGTGGACTACATGTAAAGGATTTGATTTTTTCTTGCTTCATCTTAAACTCTTTACTTGCGTAATAATGAGTTGTTGCTGTTCCGAGTGTTAATCCTCCTTTTGATTTTAACTGTTTGCTGCTGTATATTAATTCTAGGATCTTCCCTCCTTCTTTTATTGGATAAACTCTGCAATgcataaaaaaacatttcaagACTGATATATACTTAATTTAAAAACCTTTGCatcatgtcatatttacaacaagtcaCCGAGcatattacttatttttttattatataatattccACATGACTAATCCactattggtttgttgcacgaatgacatgacgcaacagttattttgtataaatttcCTTAAAGAATAGCTTAAGAAACAGATTAATTAATagagtttaaaattaattaattaccttGATCTATAAGCAGCTGctaaactaaaaatttgaagAGTAGTTTGAGAGCTGTGGTGAGTGAAAGGAACAAATTTCTGTCTTCCTTCTGTGGTACCGGAGCTACAAAACAGAAGCCATGAGCTAACATTATCAGAATCTTGAAAAAAGCAGAAGTAGTTATAGAAAAATATGTACGATTTTACAACATCATCATGATTatgaaacataacaaaacaaaaaaagattTAGTAGTGTCCATTAAAAAGCTCGGAAACTTTGACAAAGTTGCATGTCCATTTCGAAAACCGGAAACTTTCGGAAACTCATACAAAACATTGCGGAACGTTtcggtaaataaaaaaaatagacaattgtgaaaaaaaatcctaaaatattctcaacaaataatatgttttaatcgatTACCTACGATTTTTACTGTTCACATGATCTACAATAAATCTTATCTTCTCGTGGTACATTTTATTCTCGGTTTCTTGAAAAATTAGTAtcaaattacaaaagaaaaaactAGCATATTGATAATTACCTTAAAGAAAGAGTAGTTATAGGGTGTTGAGTGAGTAAAGGAGTAATGTCTCCATCTGCAATTCTTTGAATATAAGGATCTAAATCTGCATGAGAAGCAAGAGGAACCAGAGAAGTGTACAAACATTCTAATTCACTTGCTTCCATTTCTTGAATTTTTATATCTCCGAACCATTTCTTTAGATATTCTACACCGTAGTTCTGTTCAAGAATCCGGCCAAGAGTCTCCGTTTGTACTCGCCCCGCATTTTCCGATACTTCTTCGAACCAACTAATAATGTCACAGCTTCCATTATTACAGTTTCTGCTTACAGTTTCCGGTCTTGATTCCATAGAAGTGAGTATTAGCCGGTGGAGTAATAATTTTTCATGTGTATAGagataatatatattttcaattcATGAAATGAAGGCCACGTAAATATATAGTGAAACATGGTTCTGTTGTCTCATTAAAAAGCTCAAACAAGATTATTAACTGATAATAATATATCTGTCGACCCGAATATTTCAGAAGCTCCATCTTGCAAATGGTACGATTGTTTCTACACCACAGGACATggtttttacaaatttatcatTTGAAAAAGTATATGTTTGTCTATTATTttaaggctaataatcaccaaTGGACCCTGATTTTTTGCGTGCTTACAGTAAACCCTCTGAGCTTCAAAAACGATTAGTAAACCCCTTAAATTATGTGGCGGCACTCATCATGACCCTTCTGTTAAAAAATTCCGTTAATTCTGTCAAAATTGATAGGAgtcattctaaaaaaaaattgacggcgTCACATCATCTGTACATCAccaaacacctaaaatacctttaaaactataaaaatttaattaaaacaattaaaaatttaaccaACCAACACTATTATAATACAggcaattagcgacggattttagcgacggacgcTAAAGCCGTCGCTAATGTCGGTACTTAGCGACGAAGTTTGCGACAAAACACACTATCTGTCGCTAATATCATTAGAGGTGGATATGTCGTCGCTAACCCGTCGCAAATTCGGCGGGAAGGTGGAGggaaaaattagcgacggatattctGTCGCTAACCCGTCCCTAACGAACCCACCAAAATCAACCAAATCCAACCTAACCACTTAACTCCTAACCCTCATCCACCATTTCCAGCCACCGCCTCCTACCGATCGCCGAAATATTTATCCGATGGTCTTCTCTAAGCcgttcttccatggaagaacacAGTAGAAGAATAGATCTATTCTTTGGAAAGAACAGACCTTCAAGCGGTCTTCTCCAACCCATTAATTCTTTCATGGAAGAATAGAGTAGAAGAACATATGTCGGTCTGTTGTTTCACGGAAAGAATATAGCTAGATCTTCCATGAGAAAAATAGGTCTGAACATTTTTTTTGGCGGTCGGAAAACGATGGCTGCGATATATGGGGGCAGTCGGAAAATGATTGGTGGCggggggaggggggggggggaggtgagttaattttaaatttttttaattaaatttcaatagtTTTAGGGGACATTTTGGatgttttaagtttttaaaattttggtgaCGTAGAGccaccaattttttttagaatgacAACTCATCAATTTTGACAGAGTTAACGGCCTTTTGGACGGAAGGGCCATGAGCGCCGCCACATAACTTGAAGAGTTTACCGatcgtttttaaaacttaaggAGTTTGCTGTAAGATTGATCAAAGGTTAAGGTCTAtgagtgattattagccttATTTTAAAcatgagattttttttaaaaaaaaaattggcaaaTGAAATTCTGAATCTTTAGAAAGATGGATTCTTGATTTCaaagaaagagaaaaacaaACATGGAGCAGAAATAAGAAGGGGACCGGACAGCTTGGCATATTATTCCATCTTTTAACGGtcccaattttttttgaaagtgaTAAATTAATACTCCTATTGTCCTCTTtccataaaaatatcaaaatatcaaaattattaattataactaattttactaaaatactttttttaatgaatCATTACAAACtcattttatttaatgtttatagtGAAATGGTGTTTTAATTAATACTCTCGTTGTTCTCTTTTATAtgtcaatttaaacaaaacatacatgctaaaagaaaattaaatatttatttaaataataaaactaattttatacAAATGTATTCAAAGTTAATATGTTAATAAATAgagcaaattattataaaacccTCTACATATTTCATAATTCACatgttctttcttttatttgaaaatcaaatgatatgaCCCCTCGCTTGTTCTCGCCAACAGTTTAGTGTTTTCATCCATTTTTTGTATTAGTCGACTCAACCGAGtcaaataactaaattaaaaaaaaaattaatttaaaaaaaaaacgacgTGATCTCCCACTTTTATTTCAGTCAACAATTTCGTCCCctgtatttgaaaattaataatccctAAATCATTTAACTCAGTTGACAAATACCAAATTAAAATAGGCAGAGGAACAAAACTATTGaaaggaaataaaaatgaaagaccgtatcgtttgattttcaaacttaagagattaaagtataaattatgacatatgtgATGGGTTTCAGAATCATTTGCTCTTACAAATATATCTTTACTTCACAAATTAAAGTAACAGAGTAATAAtagactttttttaaaaaatattaaatatataattgcagcaaaaattaataaaataaacaacatTTATAACTTAATAGTAATATGACTGTTTCAATTTAGA containing:
- the LOC126657410 gene encoding indole-3-acetic acid-amido synthetase GH3.10, whose product is MESRPETVSRNCNNGSCDIISWFEEVSENAGRVQTETLGRILEQNYGVEYLKKWFGDIKIQEMEASELECLYTSLVPLASHADLDPYIQRIADGDITPLLTQHPITTLSLSSGTTEGRQKFVPFTHHSSQTTLQIFSLAAAYRSRVYPIKEGGKILELIYSSKQLKSKGGLTLGTATTHYYASKEFKMKQEKIKSFTCSPPEVIFSDGDYKQITYCHLLLGLYFSEEVEFITSTFAYSIVQAFTSFEDYWKEICNDIKEATLSSRITSPNLRKAVLDIITCTNRCLASRIEENCKNLESEDWFGLIRKLWPNAKYVYSIMTGSMQPYLKKLRHYGSGLPLVSADYGSTESWIGVNVDPCLAPENVTFAVIPTFSYFEFIPLYRQNKDCSYAIDDFVEDEAVPLAKVKVGQEYEIVVTTFTGLYRYRLGDVVEVAGFHKNTPKLNFICRRKLILTVNIDKNTEKDLQLVVEKGSQLLSKNTKAELIDFTSHANVLSQPGHYIIYWEIKGEVVEEVLEECCTEMDESFVDHGYVVSRKAHSIGPLELCIVEKGTFKKILDHFIGNGAALSQFKTPRCTSNQFLLRILDVSTIRRFHSTAYA